The Legionella sp. PATHC032 genome has a window encoding:
- a CDS encoding alkane 1-monooxygenase, with the protein MDDLKKYSFLLVYLLVPLPFVSLYLGGWYSFLPFLIVFAFIPLIDAFLHDSVNPTKEQEQELLKDKFFKYITCAYVPVQVAIIACGIYIVSTQDLVWNEWLGFTMSLGLISGGVGINFAHEMMHKNSKLQQLMSKVLLVTVCYGHFFIEHVKGHHVKVATPDDPATARLGENLYQFLPKTLLGSFQSALLLEEKRLSHKNYPLWSLHNNFWWILTFPLIIGVTCFIFGGLIALSFFLLQSFIAILTLEIVNYIEHYGLERKMLSNGQYEKVNPNHSWNANHWLSNQLLIHLQRHSDHHAHGARPYQILRHMEKSPQLPSGYLGMIIIALIPPLWHYIMDKRVIAYRIQLKELEQI; encoded by the coding sequence ATGGATGATTTAAAGAAATACAGCTTTTTACTGGTCTATTTACTTGTCCCATTACCCTTTGTTTCTTTATATTTAGGAGGCTGGTACAGTTTTCTACCCTTTTTAATCGTTTTTGCTTTTATTCCATTAATCGATGCCTTTCTTCATGATTCGGTAAATCCAACAAAGGAGCAGGAACAAGAACTCCTTAAAGATAAATTCTTTAAATACATTACTTGTGCTTATGTGCCTGTACAAGTAGCCATCATTGCTTGTGGAATCTATATAGTGAGTACTCAAGATTTGGTTTGGAATGAATGGTTAGGATTTACCATGTCACTAGGACTTATCTCAGGTGGTGTAGGCATCAATTTTGCTCATGAAATGATGCATAAAAACAGTAAATTGCAACAACTAATGAGTAAAGTTTTATTAGTAACAGTTTGCTATGGCCATTTTTTTATTGAGCATGTCAAAGGCCATCATGTTAAAGTAGCAACGCCTGATGATCCTGCCACAGCTCGATTAGGTGAAAATTTATATCAATTTTTACCAAAAACGTTATTAGGTTCGTTTCAATCCGCCTTACTTTTAGAAGAAAAGCGTTTATCACATAAAAACTATCCCCTTTGGAGTTTACATAATAATTTTTGGTGGATACTTACTTTTCCATTAATCATTGGTGTAACCTGTTTCATTTTTGGCGGATTAATTGCTTTATCATTTTTCTTATTACAATCATTCATTGCCATCCTGACATTAGAAATTGTTAACTATATTGAACACTATGGGCTAGAAAGGAAAATGCTGAGTAATGGCCAATATGAAAAGGTAAATCCAAATCATTCCTGGAACGCTAATCATTGGCTTAGCAATCAACTACTAATTCACTTACAACGGCATTCGGATCATCATGCCCATGGCGCACGCCCTTATCAAATTTTACGCCATATGGAGAAAAGCCCTCAACTTCCTTCAGGGTATCTCGGAATGATCATCATTGCTTTAATTCCACCACTCTGGCATTACATCATGGACAAAAGAGTCATTGCCTATCGAATCCAGTTAAAAGAATTGGAACAAATTTAA
- a CDS encoding SulP family inorganic anion transporter — protein MTRSQLILAILAGLVISIDNMISIVAFSSLIYQGALEIYIPLVINILAISVIIISANYLFMSSPPYAIAQLQDEAAILYSAMALVIIKSMPSGSTNETIFITILFLLGVTTCLTGLSFYFVGKFKFGNIIRYLPYPVICGFMAATGWLVLSGTFALLTGKALHQNWLIFFHKEEILLWAPGFIAGIVVYIFKEKLGYRYALQLMFIFLVILFYTLFYIFNLEYLVDPTEGYVLGPFNQSHIDSLLKPEIWQMIHYPFSMTLLNYAGLVILVSFIALLLNASSYELIVNKQLDLNKELRTAGMGNVLSGLVGGMIGYLSLSASTVAKEYGGARIIGVMAFVPMLLILCFGAVVVECFPKMAIGCYLFYIAFCFLSEWLINTWRLLNLSEYLIVLLILVIAIVFNMITAVAIGTVISIFIFAFRYSKINPVKYLFSGADYNSSFERNPISQSILSTQGDEIQFLKLQGFLFFGSIYRLLQLIKSIQKARYIILDFELVYNIDSSRIILMKNLKLHAEKNNISFAICSLKPIVYHELMKTNLLQSKTNWLKVFTDQESALEWCEDQVIEKYTENINIEEVTLEKQLLYLGFSSELVAWISEKASIKPYNPDDIICHEGEESTSVYFIHRGKVSAFVGDKRVLVVGSGNVLGEIAMYTHKKRTATLITHEKTIVYEIDLKSIQDLSKNKPLLLAQFHVCMAKILANRLSVLNKRIKIFDTTAILQ, from the coding sequence ATGACTCGAAGTCAATTGATTTTGGCTATTTTGGCAGGATTGGTCATAAGTATTGACAATATGATTAGTATCGTTGCGTTTTCCTCACTTATTTACCAAGGTGCATTAGAAATTTATATTCCGCTGGTCATTAATATATTGGCTATTTCAGTAATTATTATAAGCGCAAATTATTTGTTTATGTCTTCCCCTCCTTATGCCATCGCTCAGTTGCAAGATGAAGCAGCAATTTTGTATTCAGCCATGGCATTAGTGATCATTAAATCGATGCCATCAGGCTCTACAAACGAAACCATCTTTATTACGATTCTGTTTCTTCTTGGGGTCACAACCTGTTTAACTGGGTTGTCATTTTATTTCGTTGGAAAATTCAAGTTTGGGAATATTATCCGTTATCTGCCCTATCCTGTAATTTGTGGATTTATGGCTGCGACAGGCTGGTTGGTTTTATCAGGAACATTTGCATTATTAACTGGTAAAGCACTACATCAAAATTGGCTCATTTTTTTTCATAAAGAAGAAATATTATTGTGGGCGCCAGGTTTTATTGCGGGAATAGTCGTTTATATTTTCAAAGAAAAGCTAGGTTATCGATACGCGCTGCAATTGATGTTTATTTTTCTTGTTATTTTATTCTATACCCTTTTTTATATTTTTAATTTGGAATATTTGGTAGACCCAACAGAAGGATATGTTTTGGGACCTTTCAATCAAAGCCATATTGATTCGCTTCTAAAACCTGAAATATGGCAAATGATTCATTATCCATTCTCAATGACCTTATTGAATTATGCAGGGTTGGTTATACTGGTAAGTTTTATTGCCTTGTTATTAAATGCGAGTAGTTATGAATTGATAGTTAATAAGCAATTGGATTTGAACAAGGAACTTCGTACAGCGGGTATGGGCAATGTATTAAGTGGATTGGTTGGAGGGATGATTGGTTATTTGTCTTTGTCAGCATCTACTGTTGCAAAAGAGTATGGCGGTGCTCGTATTATCGGGGTGATGGCTTTTGTTCCCATGTTGCTTATTTTGTGCTTTGGCGCCGTGGTCGTTGAATGTTTTCCGAAAATGGCTATCGGGTGTTATTTGTTTTATATCGCTTTCTGTTTTCTATCTGAATGGTTGATCAATACCTGGCGTTTATTAAATTTAAGTGAATATTTAATCGTTTTGCTGATATTGGTTATTGCTATTGTCTTTAATATGATTACGGCGGTTGCTATAGGAACGGTTATTTCAATTTTTATCTTCGCTTTTCGTTACAGCAAAATAAATCCGGTTAAGTATTTGTTTTCCGGAGCAGATTATAATTCTTCTTTTGAGAGAAATCCTATATCTCAATCTATTTTATCGACACAGGGAGATGAAATTCAGTTTTTGAAGTTGCAAGGATTTCTTTTTTTTGGCTCTATTTACAGGCTACTTCAGCTAATAAAAAGTATACAGAAAGCTCGATATATCATTTTAGACTTTGAGCTTGTCTACAATATCGACTCATCCCGCATTATTTTAATGAAAAACTTAAAGCTCCATGCGGAAAAGAATAATATTTCCTTTGCAATTTGTTCATTAAAGCCCATTGTTTATCATGAGTTAATGAAAACCAATTTATTACAATCGAAAACCAATTGGCTTAAAGTCTTTACTGATCAAGAATCAGCTTTAGAGTGGTGTGAAGATCAAGTTATAGAAAAATATACAGAAAATATAAATATTGAAGAAGTAACACTTGAGAAACAGTTACTTTATTTGGGTTTTTCCTCTGAACTGGTCGCATGGATTAGTGAAAAGGCTTCTATAAAACCTTATAACCCTGATGATATCATTTGTCATGAAGGAGAGGAGTCTACCAGTGTTTACTTTATCCATCGGGGAAAGGTTTCAGCATTTGTTGGTGATAAACGCGTACTTGTTGTGGGTTCAGGAAATGTATTAGGTGAAATTGCCATGTACACTCATAAGAAACGTACCGCAACATTAATAACCCACGAAAAAACCATTGTTTATGAAATTGATTTGAAATCAATCCAAGATCTCTCTAAAAATAAACCGTTGCTCTTGGCTCAATTTCATGTATGTATGGCCAAAATTTTAGCAAACCGTCTCTCGGTACTAAATAAACGGATAAAAATTTTTGATACCACAGCCATTTTGCAATAA